A region of Salvia splendens isolate huo1 chromosome 17, SspV2, whole genome shotgun sequence DNA encodes the following proteins:
- the LOC121773620 gene encoding pleckstrin homology domain-containing protein 1-like, producing the protein MVSLWRAAMGATQPNADDYDGVEFWSAAERAGWLTKQGEYIKTWRRRWFVLKQGKLFWFKESDVTRASRPRGVIPVADCLTVKGAEDVLNRQFAFELSTRSDTMYFIADAEKEKEDWINSIGRSIVQHSRSVTDDEILDYDSRK; encoded by the coding sequence ATGGTGAGCTTGTGGCGAGCGGCGATGGGCGCCACCCAGCCCAACGCCGACGACTACGACGGCGTCGAGTTCTGGTCCGCGGCGGAGCGCGCTGGCTGGCTCACCAAGCAGGGCGAGTACATCAAGACCTGGCGCCGCCGCTGGTTCGTGCTCAAGCAAGGAAAACTCTTCTGGTTCAAGGAATCCGACGTCACCCGCGCCTCCCGCCCCCGAGGCGTCATCCCCGTCGCCGATTGCCTCACCGTCAAGGGCGCCGAGGACGTGCTCAATCGCCAATTCGCCTTCGAGCTCTCGACTCGGAGCGACACGATGTATTTCATCGCGGATgcggagaaggagaaggaggatTGGATCAATTCGATCGGGCGATCTATTGTTCAGCACTCGAGATCGGTTACCGATGACGAGATCCTTGATTATGATAGCCGGAAATAG